A stretch of Cupriavidus necator DNA encodes these proteins:
- a CDS encoding rubredoxin encodes MEYKTWMCLICGWIYDEAAGAPEDGIAPGTRWEDVPINWTCPECGARKEDFEMVAI; translated from the coding sequence ATGGAATACAAGACTTGGATGTGCCTGATCTGCGGCTGGATCTACGATGAAGCCGCAGGCGCGCCGGAAGACGGCATCGCCCCCGGAACCCGGTGGGAAGACGTGCCGATCAACTGGACCTGCCCGGAATGCGGTGCGCGCAAGGAAGATTTCGAGATGGTCGCCATCTGA